One Saimiri boliviensis isolate mSaiBol1 chromosome 7, mSaiBol1.pri, whole genome shotgun sequence genomic window, TGCTCTAGGGAGTGCCAGGCGCTGGACAAAGGGAGAAGGCGGCGGCAGGAGGGGGCAGGAGAGGACCCCTCTGGCATGCCTCCCTGCCGACTGTAACCAATCGCGGACCCCTCCTGCTGAGCCCCCGGAGCCTGCAGACCTTGCGTGAGGACTTCCCCACGCCTCGCCAATGGCGGCGACTACCGGCCCGGCCTGGCACACCTTACCCAGGCAGTCCCGCCAGACCGGCTCCTCCGTCAGAAGCCGAGCTCCTTGCCCAGAAATCATTAACCAACGCGACCCCCCAGCAGGCGGTGACGGTGATGGGGCCGGGGGAGAGATTTAGATATCCGGAACAATGGCTCGTAACAACTCCCCACGCCGCTGGAGCGGAATACAGTAAAAGTACGGGACTGCCCGAAGAGTTTGCTTCTGTACTCTATATTgttttaaagaagataaaatgctactttaagaaaaaaggttttcttctgattttctgGACAACCAAACAtttgtttgctttaaaatgtttcagcAGAATCCCGGTTTGTTTCGAAAGATGTTGGATTAGCATTTAACACCTCATCGGTCACTAAAGCCCCGTCAGTTCACCAGCCCCAACACAGCCTCGGCAAAAAGAACATCAGAGCAAACAGAGCTGGGGCTTTAAAACTGGCAAACAAATACCACACACCGCCTAAAGAAGGGGGGTTGGGGGCGGGGAGGATTAAGGCGAACTTGATTCCAAATGAGTTTGAAGGgaatacaaagaacaaaaagtcAGCACAAGTTTTCCTAAAGCTAGCTCCCGAACGCAAGCGTCGCGAACAAGGGCTTTTGTGCATGCTAATTGCGCCATTGGTGCGCAAAAGTTCCGACGCGAAGTGTGAACTCTCAACAGAAGGAAACATGAGACAACTGAAGTGCCCTGGCTTATGTACCCTGCTCCTCCTCTGCTGCCGcctccccttctttctccttcctcccgcCGAGCCCGCTGTTGCAGCTTGTTTGCACTGGGGCTTATCCGGAGCGGAAATTCCTTTCCGTTTTTGTGAATGACAAACTCATTAACAATTCATCAACACAACCTGTTCCAGCCGGCCCGTCCCCACGGCAACAGCCCCTTCCGCAGCTCGCTCATTGGCTGGCCCGGAGAATGTATCCATTGAGACGCTCGCTGTTTGTATCCATTGAGGAGCTGCCTCGCGCTGGGGGTGTGCGAGGCTGAGTCCCAGGGATAGTGAGCAAATCGACTCTTAAATAATCCGAGGAGAAAGACGCCCGGGTAGATTTGAGGTGCAGCCTTGGAGGGAGGGATTAGGAGCCGCTAGACTTTTTTTCCTTCCGTCTCAGTAACACGGAGTCCGAATTAATTGGATTTCATTCACTGGGGAGGAACAAAACTGTCTGGGCAGCTCCATTGAGAGAGATTCATTGACACTAAGAGCCAGCGGCTGCAACCGGGTGCAGAGAGAACCTCCGGCTTCACTTCTGTCTCGTCTTCCCCAATCGCCAGCCTCGGCTTGGGTAAGGCGAGGCGGACTTAAACCCCGCTCTGAGAGCGGCAGCTTAGCGCGCGGTGCGTTCGGCCTATGCCTGCCCCGAGGGGCGTCTGGTAGGCACCTCGCCCTCTCCCGCAGCTCGACCCCCATGATAGATACGCTCAGACCCGTGCCCTTCGCGTCGGAAATGGCGATCAGCAAGACGGTGGCGTGGCTCAACGAGCAGCTGGAGCTGGGCAACGAGCGGCTGCTGCTGATGGACTGCCGGCCGCAGGAGCTGTACGAGTCGTCGCACATCGAGTCGGCCATCAACGTGGCCATCCCGGGCATCATGCTGCGGCGCCTGCAGAAGGGCAACCTGCCCGTGCGCGCGCTCTTTACGCGCGGCGAGGACCGAGACCGGTTCACCCGGCGCTGCGGCACCGACATTGTAGTGCTCTACGACGAGAGCAGCAGCGACTGGAACGAGAATACGGGCGGCGAGTCGGTGCTCGGGCTGCTGCTCAAGAAGCTCAAGGACGAGGGCTGCCGGGCGTTCTACCTGGAAGGTACGCGCCCGGGAACTCCGCTCTCGGGGCAGGGCGCAGGGCTGCAGGCGGGGCGCGTGGACTAAATACTTCTGCCGCTGGCCCTTCATAGCCGCGCAGCTTGCCCAGGGGCCGGCCGCCGGCAAGGTAGGGCCCGCGACTCGCGGTTCCGCACCGGAGAACCGGGCAGGGGTAGAATCCACCCGCTTCCGGCCGCGGTTACTAGCCGTTTCTAACGGGTTCTGCGTCTTCTTACCGAGAACTTCCTCTACCATCACCCTGTTTTCTATCGTTCGATTTTGAATTAAGATTTGCAGGACCGGAGAGGTTGATGGGGGTGCAGATTGGCACATCCTAGCTTCTCAAAATAATCCCAAAAGTTGCCATTTTGTATATTTTCGGATTTAAACGAATACGAGTTCCCTGGCGAGGCGGGCCCGTTCGTTCCATTCTCAATAGTGCACATTTAAAGTGTGTTTCTCTTATGTATGTAGGGGGGCTTGTAGGGTGATTGTGGTGTTTCTTACGCCGGGCTGGTTCTTACAAGCTGTGAAAACTACTACTACTTCTCGGGTTACACGATTGCTTTTCTCGTTCTGGCAGGTGGCTTCAGTAAGTTCCAAGCCGAGTTCGCCCTGCATTGCGAGACCAATCTAGACGGTTCGTGTAGCAGCAGCTCGCCGCCGTTGCCAGTGCTGGGGCTCGGGGGCCTGCGGATCAGCTCTGACTCTTCCTCGGACATTGAATCTGACCTTGACCGAGACCCCAATAGTGCAACAGACTCGGATGGTAGCCCGTTGTCCAACAGCCAGCCTTCCTTCCCAGTGGAGATCTTGCCCTTCCTCTACTTGGGCTGTGCCAAAGACTCCACCAACTTGGACGTGTTGGAGGAATTCGGCATCAAATACATCTTGAATGTCACCCCCAATTTGCCGAATCTCTTTGAAAACGCAGGAGAGTTTAAATACAAGCAAATCCCCATCTCGGATCACTGGAGCCAAAACCTGTCCCAGTTTTTCCCTGAGGCCATTTCTTTCATAGGTGAGACTAATGAGTAGTCGTTGCTCTGACATTTAAATGCAAAATTCCCAGCCATTCATAGAGTTTAAGCTGTTAATCGTTCTTGCTGTTTGCTAATTTGTCGGACTGAAGGTCTCTAATGTTTCTAGAGCGTCCTTAATTCTGTTTTATCTTCTTGCTAAGGGAAGAAAACCTGCCTTTTGACATGGCTGCAGATCACCTATTTGAAATACTATTTCTTGAATCTTTGAATTCAGTCATTTGACGGGGGTTGGGGTCGTTCATAATCGGAAAACAGATTTTTCCCACAGTCTTTGGACTCAGGGGAAGGATCAAATAGTACTACTCACTATAGACAGGAATTCCAGCattgctttataatttaaaaacctagGAGTTATATTAGGACGTCAGGTTAGTTGTTGGAAAGCAGTATGAGTGCTAAATATTATCCAGTTGAATGATACTGTGATactggtgacagtgagacagtGGGTAACCTGAGCCCAGCAGGAAGAACTGTGGGCTGGAAGCCGGGGAGAAGTGAATCTCCAGGCATTGTAATGCATTTCCTATTACAAAGGAACTCATTTTCAAGCCATGTCGACATCCTGTTCTTCCTAATGGGCTGTCCCCTGTgacttccctctctcttttaaaatgccTGAATACCTCCATTGTTAACTGCACAACATTTGGAGAATAATTTAATAGACCCTTGCAGTCTGCTTGTCTGTATAAAAGGCATTCACGAACATATTGCAGGGTTTCTGGTATTCACATGCTGAGGCAAAGAATGCACCCATTAAGGAGTTTTTTGTTGGCAGAAACTTAATACAAAAGCCCtctttttagaaaatatctgaaatatgtAATTGTGTCCAGTGTACATGTTTTATTTCAGTGATCCATTTTCCGTTGCCCATAGAGCTTAACAGCCACATACAATTATGGTTATTAAAGTTCAGTTTTTAGACTGATCATTCACAAAGTGTGGTTTTCAATACACTGagatcttgcttttctttttgtgttcACAGATGAAGCCCGGGGCAAGAACTGTGGTGTCTTGGTACATTGCTTGGCTGGCATTAGCCGCTCAGTCACTGTGACTGTGGCTTACCTTATGCAGAAGCTCAATCTGTCGATGAATGATGCCTATGACATTGTCAAGATGAAGAAATCCAACATATCCCCTAACTTCAACTTCATGGGTCAGCTGCTGGACTTCGAGAGGACGCTGGGACTCAGTAGCCCCTGTGATAACCGGGTTCCAGCACAGCAGCTGTATTTTACCACCCCTTCCAACCAGAATGTCTACCAGGTGGACTCCCTGCAATCCACGTGAAAGACCCCACACCCCTCCTTGCTGGAATGTGTCTGCTCCTTCAGCAGTTTCTCTTGGCAGCATCAGCTGGGCTGCTTTCTTTGTGTGTGGCCCCAGGTGTCAAAATGACACCAGCTGTCTGTACTAGACAAGGTTACCAAGTGCGGAATTGGTTAATACTAACAGAGAGATTTGCTCCATTCTCTTTGGAATAACAGGACATGCTGTATAGATACAGGCAGTAGGTTTGCTCTGTACCCATGTGTACAGCCTACCCATGCAGGGACTGGGATTTGAGGACTTCCAGGTTTATAGGGTAGGACCAAATGGTAGGGTAGGAGCATGTGTTCTTTAGGGCCTTGTAAGGCCGTTTCCTTTTGCATCTGGAACTGACTATATAACTGTCTTCAATGAAGACTAATTCAATTTTGCATATAGAGGAGCCAAAGAGAGATTTCAGCTCTGTATTTGTGGTAtcagtttggaaaataaaaaatctgataCTCAATTTGATTACTGTAAATATTTGATCTTAAATCACTTGACAGTGTTTGTTtgaattgttttttcctttgatgggcttaaaagaaattatccaaagggagaaagagcagtataccacttcttaaaaaaaaaaaaaaaaaaaaaaaaaaaaaaaaagaaagaaagaaaattgtgctCTTTTCTAATCCAAAGGGTATATTTGCAGCATGCTTGACTTTACCAATTCTGATGACATCTTTATGGACACTATTATTACTAAGACCTTGTTATGGCGAAATCTTTAGTCTTTTTCATGTATCttcctcatgattttttttctctttatgtagTTTGACTATGCCTTacctttgtaaatattttggctTGTGTTGTCTCAAAGGGGATAATCTTGGAAAGACACCAAATCATgagcttacttttttttccttaaacttcaGCTGTGCTAAACAGTATATTACCTCTGTATAAAATTCTTCAGGGAGTGTCACCTCAAATGCAATACTTGGGTTGGtttctttcctttagaaaaaatttgtataaaactggaagtgtgtgtgtgagcatgggtACCCATTTGATAAGAGAAATGCATTTGATTGTGAAGAAGGGAGAATTAAATTGCTCCATTATGTTCGTGGTGTAAAGTTTTGAGCTGGAATTTATTCTAAGAATGTAAATccttaaattattaataaataactaTTTTGGCTattgaatgtgtattttttaaaaaaatctctcattAGTTATACCTACCTGTGAagtgacacatttttaaaatttttcattcagGGATTGATTTTGACTTGTAGGCATAGTAGGGCAAAgttcttaactttttaaacttttcctaGAATGTTTTTCAGGGGCAGTTTATGAAATTCATCCTttgccacaaaaaaggatgacaTCCTAGAATGGACTGTATCATGTATATGAACAATACCTTTTATGAGTATAGTTCAGGCTTAAGATTTTAATGCCCCTGAAGAAAAAGGAAGCTATAGAGTATAGCTGGCTGAGGAATAAAATTGGATATTAGTGAATAACCACAGAGAGGTGTAGCACAATAACAAGCTGACAGCCGCATATTAACCTGCTCTCTATCCTTCACCGTCAGGATCCTTTGCTCAATAATGCTGAAAGATGCCAAGTAGAAAGTAGGGATAATTCTTTTTCCAGGCTGTTGTCACTGCCTGGCAATGCTACCTGCAGATATCCACATGAGAATGATGAATCCAGAATGATGTCTCCATTTCCCCTAGCATGTGCGTGGCAAGCATATCTAAGCTTTCTCACTGTTGCAGGCTATGGCTTTAGAATTTTACATTGGCACTTAAGAGGGAACTTTGTTACCCTGTTCTAATGTGCTTTTGTGTTTAACTGGTTCAGAATGTGGGTCAGAAACCCCTACTGAAACTTGTGGGGATTGTACTGAATAGTTTCTTTGTAAGCTAAAGACTGTATCTTGTCATTTTCCTTGATACCTACTCTTTCCTCACCTCAAGTGTAAAAGTATACAAACCAAATAAAAGGCAGGCGTATGGAATCAAAAGAACTAGAACATACTTACATTTGGGGCTCTTTTGCATGAGCTCAGTCCCTTCATCTGAAGTGGGGAGAAGGATGAGCTTTTCACCCACATGGCACATATGTTGACTTCGTCATCTACACTAAATGGCCTTCGGTTTATGGCAGTCATATAAAACTGTCCACGGTGACTTTTAAGCAACTAAGTATAAAAGGCAAACAGAAATAGTGCAAAACATATATATACCAAGTCAGTCTCTCCTATTTGGGTGTCCCAAGTTAGCAAGAGCACAGAAAGGAGAAGTGGATTGCAGTTCAACTTGGCTCGTATTAATCCAGTGCTGAACGGTTTCCGCTCCTGGCATTCCCTAAACTGCCTGTTCAAAGTAGGGATTTGCAAGCAGCGTTAGCAATTTCCTGTCCAGCTGCAGCTCAAGTAGCTGGGTgctttttcccccctttcttttctctgatttcttttctctttctttttctttctttctttttttttttttttttttaatatgggctGTGGATAATTTTAGTGCATTTCCTCTTTGTGGATTATTATCTCTTTCCTCCTAGAACCTGCATACATTGAGTTCCTACTGCTTGGCTCAAGCCGACAGCTGGCCTCCCCGGCACTTCCTCTCGTTTCACTGTGGGTTTGTTGTTTGTCAGTCCACTTCTgaaattaataatgttttctgGCGAAGTGCCACAAGCCATTACCACAAAGGGGAAGTAACACATATGAATAGCAGGAAGCCATGCAGGGTCACAGTGTGAGCTGAACCTGTGGAGGGAGCATAATTGAGCCTAGCCCATTCAGCAAGTGTTTGACGGCAATTTGGGGAGAGGGAGCTCGCTGCATCTAAGCAGCTCAAgctgtgaaaaaaaaagtttccaataAATTGGGAGCAAATGGTCTTTGTCACCAGTCTGAATAAAGGAGAGAGAGTATGAAGAGTTTACAGCCTCCATAAAGTTGCAATGTTTGAGGTTTCTGCCCCCCTCTTCTGACATATTGTTTCATAAGGCTGGTGAACAGAGGGGTGCCTGTTTCCCTCTATTCTCACAAAAGGACTCATGTTAAATGGGTGGTTTTTACGGTTCACATAGGCCAGAAGATTCAAAGAgctattctctttccttctttttcttctgtggaAGGTGGAAGGTTGTAACTGACAGCATGGGCCCCCACCTCACTCTGTGCTTCCCTTTCTTCCAGCTATACCAGGGCTCCTCTGGTCCCTTTGTGCTTGCAGGAGCTGCGTGAAGGCGATCATTTTGCATCTTGGAGTTGGACTGGCTTCCTGAATGGAGCCGGCACGGTTACTAGGGCAACCTTTGCCAGCAGCTGCAGTTCTACCGCCTCCTTCCTCACCTGCTGTCCCCATTAGTAGCTTCCTCGGGTCTCTGAGAAAGTGCTACCTTTCCTGGCCTTTTGCAGGGGGTGGGGCTTAGCTTTTGGGAAACGGGGGTTATCTGCAGGTTTCA contains:
- the DUSP6 gene encoding dual specificity protein phosphatase 6, whose product is MIDTLRPVPFASEMAISKTVAWLNEQLELGNERLLLMDCRPQELYESSHIESAINVAIPGIMLRRLQKGNLPVRALFTRGEDRDRFTRRCGTDIVVLYDESSSDWNENTGGESVLGLLLKKLKDEGCRAFYLEGGFSKFQAEFALHCETNLDGSCSSSSPPLPVLGLGGLRISSDSSSDIESDLDRDPNSATDSDGSPLSNSQPSFPVEILPFLYLGCAKDSTNLDVLEEFGIKYILNVTPNLPNLFENAGEFKYKQIPISDHWSQNLSQFFPEAISFIDEARGKNCGVLVHCLAGISRSVTVTVAYLMQKLNLSMNDAYDIVKMKKSNISPNFNFMGQLLDFERTLGLSSPCDNRVPAQQLYFTTPSNQNVYQVDSLQST